In one window of Oryza sativa Japonica Group chromosome 9, ASM3414082v1 DNA:
- the LOC107275529 gene encoding SKP1-like protein 5 translates to MAASAAAADGAADGEKMILLISSDGAKFELSEAAASLSKTLGNMIEDDCATNGAIPLANVASDILAKVVEYCNKHAAATATATAAAKASGEEELSKFDAEFVSVDRKKLFGLINAANFLNMPCLLELTCQRAADLIKDMMPEQVREVFGIENDFTPEEEAEVRNENAWAYEM, encoded by the coding sequence ATGGCAGcatcggcagcagcagcagacggCGCCGCCGATGGCGAGAAGATGATCCTGCTGATCAGCTCGGACGGCGCGAAATTCGAGctgtcggaggcggcggcgagcctgtCCAAGACGTTGGGTAACATGATCGAGGATGACTGCGCCACCAACGGCGCCATCCCTCTCGCCAACGTCGCCTCCGATATCCTCGCCAAGGTGGTCGAGTACTGCAAcaagcacgccgccgccaccgccacagccaccgccgccgcgaaagctagcggagaggaggagctcaGTAAGTTCGACGCCGAGTTCGTCAGCGTCGACAGGAAGAAGTTGTTCGGCCTGATCAATGCCGCCAACTTCCTGAACATGCCGTGCCTGCTGGAGCTGACATGCCAGCGCGCGGCGGACTTGATCAAAGACATGATGCCGGAGCAGGTCAGGGAGGTATTTGGGATCGAGAACGACTtcacgccggaggaggaggccgaggtcCGTAACGAGAACGCCTGGGCCTATGAGATGTAG